From Pseudobdellovibrio exovorus JSS, a single genomic window includes:
- a CDS encoding lysophospholipid acyltransferase family protein, whose product MINFLKKPNEKVFNLKELSSDALLYKVFPRLVMEIMKKYFRLEIEGLENIPEKGPVIIAPNHSGFSGFDAMVLSYILQQNTKRIPRVLTHHLWFLTKTTALPAQKMGFIEATYENGVSLLKRNNLIVLFPEGEHGNFKPTSKRYQLQEFKRGFVRMAMTTNAKIVPTIVLGAEETHINLQQLKFTKFLRGLVLPLPLNVIPLPAKWKIVFLKPVQLPFDAEKVTDRELCHDISSEIQEDMQKKINREIKNRGSGFF is encoded by the coding sequence ATGATCAACTTTTTAAAAAAACCCAACGAAAAAGTTTTCAACTTAAAAGAGCTCAGCTCTGATGCACTACTTTACAAAGTATTTCCACGTCTTGTTATGGAAATCATGAAAAAGTACTTTCGTCTTGAAATCGAAGGACTAGAAAACATCCCTGAGAAAGGGCCTGTTATCATCGCACCTAATCACTCAGGATTTTCTGGTTTTGATGCCATGGTGCTTTCTTATATCTTACAACAGAATACAAAACGTATCCCCCGTGTTTTGACTCATCACCTTTGGTTTTTAACTAAAACTACGGCTCTACCCGCACAGAAAATGGGTTTTATCGAAGCGACGTATGAAAATGGAGTTTCACTTTTAAAAAGAAACAATCTTATCGTGCTATTCCCCGAAGGTGAGCACGGAAACTTCAAGCCCACAAGTAAACGCTATCAACTGCAAGAATTCAAACGCGGCTTTGTCCGTATGGCAATGACGACAAATGCCAAAATAGTTCCCACTATTGTTTTGGGGGCTGAAGAAACACATATCAACTTACAGCAATTAAAATTCACTAAGTTTTTACGCGGCTTAGTCTTGCCACTACCCCTGAATGTTATCCCTTTGCCTGCTAAGTGGAAGATTGTTTTTTTGAAACCAGTGCAATTGCCTTTCGATGCCGAAAAAGTCACGGACCGCGAACTCTGTCATGATATCTCAAGTGAAATTCAGGAAGATATGCAGAAGAAGATAAACCGCGAAATTAAAAATCGTGGCAGCGGCTTCTTTTGA
- the hutI gene encoding imidazolonepropionase — protein sequence MSALTLFRNFRLAHSDFTDQQNKMAMLVQQGKIIWIGPQGKLRGQLGKKTTVKAEHDLKNQLVFPSFIECHTHTIFAGSRAAEFEMRNQGVSYLEIAQKGGGILSTMKATRKSTASDLLKSTQKRVDTFLKQGVSTLEIKSGYALDLKNEIKVLEVLPKLKGPRIVGTFLGAHARPPEFETNLQYIEYVCEKVLPKIRKKNLAQRVDIFIENKFFEKEESQIYLKKAQDLGFQITVHANQLSLSAGADLALDFQALSADHVIHLDDRLIRKFAASKTTAVLLPMADLYMKCPYPPARKLIEAGAQVALATDYNPGSCPSQDLALVGLLARLEMKMSLPEVFQAYTHGAACALGIEHEEGRLEVGKYANFICTEADLSDFFYSAGMTPDHQMFIRGKCLKI from the coding sequence ATGTCAGCGCTTACACTCTTCAGAAATTTTAGATTAGCTCATTCTGATTTTACTGATCAGCAGAACAAGATGGCGATGTTGGTCCAGCAGGGGAAAATTATCTGGATAGGCCCACAAGGAAAACTGCGCGGGCAGCTAGGCAAAAAAACAACAGTGAAAGCGGAACACGATTTGAAAAACCAATTGGTTTTTCCGTCGTTTATTGAATGTCATACCCACACTATTTTTGCTGGTTCCCGCGCCGCTGAATTTGAAATGCGTAATCAAGGAGTGAGCTACCTCGAGATCGCTCAAAAAGGCGGGGGGATTCTGTCGACGATGAAAGCGACGCGCAAATCCACCGCGTCCGATTTGCTGAAAAGCACTCAAAAAAGAGTCGACACTTTTCTAAAGCAGGGTGTTTCTACTCTTGAAATAAAGTCTGGCTATGCTTTAGATCTGAAAAATGAAATCAAGGTTTTAGAGGTCCTCCCAAAACTAAAAGGTCCTCGTATTGTGGGCACATTCTTAGGGGCCCATGCTCGTCCACCAGAGTTTGAAACTAATTTGCAGTACATTGAATATGTCTGTGAAAAAGTTTTGCCGAAAATTCGTAAGAAAAACCTAGCTCAGCGTGTGGATATCTTTATAGAGAATAAATTTTTCGAAAAAGAAGAATCACAGATCTATTTAAAGAAAGCTCAAGACCTTGGTTTTCAAATCACGGTTCATGCGAATCAACTGTCATTATCGGCCGGAGCTGATCTGGCTTTAGATTTTCAAGCGCTCTCTGCGGATCATGTGATTCACTTGGATGATCGATTGATTCGTAAGTTTGCTGCTTCTAAGACGACGGCGGTTCTTTTACCAATGGCTGATCTTTACATGAAGTGTCCCTATCCTCCTGCGCGCAAGTTGATTGAGGCCGGAGCGCAGGTCGCTTTAGCCACGGATTATAACCCTGGAAGCTGTCCTTCGCAGGATTTAGCTTTGGTGGGTTTGTTAGCGCGACTGGAAATGAAGATGAGCCTACCGGAAGTGTTTCAGGCCTACACGCACGGAGCCGCCTGCGCGTTGGGTATCGAGCATGAAGAGGGACGTTTAGAAGTCGGCAAATATGCTAACTTTATTTGCACTGAGGCTGATTTGTCGGATTTCTTTTACTCGGCGGGGATGACTCCTGATCATCAGATGTTCATTCGTGGAAAATGCTTGAAGATCTAA
- the gpmA gene encoding 2,3-diphosphoglycerate-dependent phosphoglycerate mutase: MYTLVVVRHGESVWNKENRFTGWKDVDLSEKGVLEAQKAGKALKEKGFEFNMAYTSRLTRAIKTLNYILEEMKLHWLPVSKEWRLNERHYGGLQGLNKAETAEKHGEEQVKIWRRSFDTPPPAMEVSNPEHPSHDPRYQDVKPNELPSGESLKETVARFLPLWNDKISADIKSGKKILIAAHGNSLRALVMHLEGLSQAEIMEVNMPTGIPLVYQLDKDFKVIGKEFLGSAEEVAAAMAHVAAQGKKKD; this comes from the coding sequence GTGTACACACTAGTGGTTGTTCGTCATGGCGAGTCTGTTTGGAACAAAGAAAATCGTTTTACTGGATGGAAGGATGTGGATTTGTCTGAAAAGGGTGTTTTGGAAGCCCAAAAAGCAGGCAAAGCTTTAAAGGAAAAGGGGTTTGAGTTTAATATGGCTTACACCAGCCGTCTGACTCGAGCCATCAAAACTCTGAATTACATCTTAGAAGAAATGAAACTGCACTGGCTTCCGGTTTCAAAAGAATGGCGCTTAAATGAACGTCATTATGGCGGGCTACAAGGTTTAAATAAAGCCGAGACTGCTGAAAAACATGGTGAAGAGCAGGTTAAAATTTGGCGTCGAAGTTTTGATACTCCTCCGCCAGCGATGGAGGTTTCAAATCCTGAACATCCTTCACATGATCCTCGTTACCAAGATGTAAAACCCAATGAACTTCCAAGCGGGGAATCCTTAAAAGAGACTGTGGCGCGATTTTTACCTCTGTGGAATGATAAAATTTCTGCTGATATCAAGTCAGGCAAAAAAATTCTAATTGCGGCCCACGGCAATTCGTTGCGCGCTCTTGTTATGCACTTAGAAGGGCTGTCTCAAGCTGAAATTATGGAAGTGAATATGCCAACAGGGATTCCGTTGGTTTATCAATTAGATAAAGACTTCAAAGTTATAGGAAAAGAGTTCTTAGGCAGCGCCGAAGAAGTAGCCGCAGCTATGGCTCATGTCGCCGCACAGGGAAAAAAGAAAGATTAA
- a CDS encoding 2-oxoglutarate dehydrogenase E1 component, translated as MRGQSTMNHMNLEYLESLYNQFKTSPDSVELEWKRFFEGVEFAKDGSLGFSEKELNVYHLISAYRNYGHYEADLDPLTNSVAPSELLSLKTFNLTESDLNTQFQIASIIGKPNATLKEIIAHLKSVYCGKLTVQCAEALPDVRDWFIREFEQNPTNFKLTNEEKKEILTSVTQAESLEKFIHTRYVGTKRFSVEGADAVLPMLDRLTSKGAELKVEEVILGMAHRGRVNVLANYMQKDVAQMFADFNGPTEVEAPIEDFDGDVKYHLGYSKVKKTKAGDVEAHLAFNPSHLEAVNPVVLGMARASQRRRKDTKDRNRVVPVLIHGDAAFAGQGIVMEVFQMAHVRGYNVGGTVHIVIDNQVGFTTNPENGRSAHYSSDVAKVLAIPVIHCNGDDVESCIRAVDIAIRYRQEWKRDIVINMICYRRFGHNEGDEPAYTQPLMYDIIRKHPTLREIYSKQLIQSGACDQAFADSLLSNRMNELQQIYETAKANPPKLKTFKFEGAWKGLKKGNAADMVKPVDTSVDLAALKKVGQLIASVPENFNLHPKLNKLVENRKAMANGTEAVDWGMAELLAYGSLINEGTSVRLTGQDCVRGTFVHRHSGFYDTKTGEVYFPLKQLNSEKTNFCVYDSILSEYAVMGFEYGNSIWDPSFLTMWEAQFGDFGNGAQIMIDQFIAAGESKWQQMSGLVLLLPHGYEGQGPEHSSARLERFLQLAAQNNIQVANLTTPAQIFHALRRQTKRDFRKPLIVMSPKSLLRHPRATSMIDEMAKGSFQEVIADTFVSDAKKIEKVVFVSGKLYYELLEEREKSRDQKTALVRLEQIAPFPADKVAEVLGLYPNAKKLVWAQEEPRNMGSFQFVYFKFVEVLEKLNSKLNITYVGRGERSSPATGSIYRHKVEQQQIIEDVFKV; from the coding sequence ATTAGAGGTCAAAGCACAATGAATCACATGAATCTTGAATATCTAGAGTCACTTTATAACCAATTCAAAACATCTCCAGATTCTGTCGAGCTGGAATGGAAACGTTTTTTTGAAGGCGTTGAATTTGCCAAAGATGGTTCTCTTGGGTTCTCGGAAAAAGAACTCAACGTCTATCATCTGATCAGCGCCTATCGCAACTATGGTCACTACGAAGCCGACCTTGATCCTTTAACAAACTCGGTGGCTCCAAGTGAACTTTTGAGTTTAAAAACTTTCAACCTAACTGAATCTGATCTTAACACTCAATTTCAAATTGCTTCTATTATTGGAAAACCAAATGCAACTCTGAAAGAAATCATCGCTCACTTGAAGTCTGTATATTGCGGCAAGCTTACAGTTCAATGCGCAGAAGCTCTTCCAGATGTGCGCGACTGGTTTATCCGTGAGTTCGAACAAAATCCAACAAACTTCAAGCTGACGAATGAAGAGAAGAAAGAAATCCTTACTTCAGTGACTCAAGCGGAATCTTTAGAAAAATTTATTCACACTCGCTATGTGGGAACTAAGCGCTTTTCTGTAGAAGGAGCTGACGCTGTCCTGCCTATGTTAGATCGCTTAACATCAAAAGGCGCTGAACTTAAAGTTGAAGAAGTTATTTTAGGTATGGCTCACCGTGGACGCGTAAACGTTTTAGCGAACTACATGCAAAAAGATGTGGCGCAGATGTTTGCTGACTTCAATGGCCCAACAGAAGTCGAAGCTCCGATCGAAGATTTCGATGGCGACGTAAAATACCATTTAGGCTACAGCAAAGTTAAAAAAACTAAAGCCGGAGACGTTGAAGCTCACCTAGCTTTCAATCCTTCACACTTAGAGGCTGTTAACCCAGTTGTTCTAGGTATGGCTCGCGCTTCACAACGCCGTCGCAAAGACACTAAAGATCGTAATCGCGTCGTGCCTGTTCTTATTCACGGTGACGCCGCTTTTGCTGGCCAAGGCATCGTGATGGAAGTTTTCCAAATGGCCCATGTCCGTGGATACAATGTGGGTGGAACTGTTCACATCGTGATCGACAATCAAGTCGGCTTTACCACTAATCCAGAAAATGGTCGTTCAGCTCACTACTCTTCCGACGTAGCAAAAGTTTTAGCAATTCCGGTTATTCACTGTAATGGTGATGATGTCGAATCTTGTATTCGCGCCGTAGATATTGCCATTCGCTATCGTCAAGAGTGGAAACGCGACATCGTCATCAACATGATCTGCTACCGCCGCTTTGGTCATAACGAAGGTGACGAGCCAGCTTACACGCAACCATTGATGTACGACATCATCCGCAAACATCCAACGTTACGCGAGATCTATTCAAAACAGTTGATTCAATCTGGAGCCTGCGACCAAGCTTTTGCCGACAGTCTCCTGAGCAACAGAATGAATGAACTTCAACAAATTTACGAAACAGCTAAGGCTAATCCTCCGAAACTTAAAACATTTAAATTTGAAGGAGCATGGAAAGGTCTTAAAAAAGGGAACGCGGCTGACATGGTTAAACCTGTCGACACATCTGTAGACCTTGCCGCTTTGAAAAAAGTCGGTCAATTGATCGCTTCTGTTCCAGAAAATTTCAACCTACATCCAAAACTCAATAAGCTTGTTGAAAACCGCAAAGCGATGGCTAACGGAACTGAAGCTGTAGATTGGGGTATGGCGGAACTTTTAGCTTATGGTTCTTTGATCAACGAAGGCACTTCCGTTCGCTTGACGGGACAAGACTGTGTGCGTGGAACGTTCGTTCATCGTCACTCAGGCTTCTATGATACGAAAACAGGCGAAGTGTACTTCCCACTAAAACAATTGAACTCAGAAAAAACTAACTTCTGCGTTTACGACTCTATTCTTTCTGAATATGCCGTTATGGGTTTTGAATACGGAAATTCTATTTGGGACCCAAGCTTCTTAACTATGTGGGAAGCTCAGTTTGGCGACTTCGGCAACGGAGCCCAAATCATGATTGACCAGTTCATTGCCGCTGGTGAATCTAAATGGCAACAAATGAGCGGTTTAGTTCTGTTATTGCCTCATGGCTACGAAGGACAGGGCCCTGAGCACTCGTCGGCTCGTCTAGAACGCTTCCTGCAATTGGCAGCGCAAAACAATATCCAAGTGGCTAACTTGACGACTCCAGCGCAGATCTTCCATGCATTACGTCGCCAAACGAAACGTGATTTCAGAAAACCACTTATTGTGATGTCTCCGAAATCATTACTTCGCCACCCACGCGCGACAAGTATGATTGATGAAATGGCCAAAGGCTCATTCCAAGAAGTGATCGCCGATACTTTTGTATCAGATGCTAAGAAGATCGAAAAAGTCGTTTTTGTTTCAGGTAAGCTCTATTACGAACTTTTAGAAGAGCGCGAAAAGAGTCGTGATCAGAAAACTGCACTTGTTCGTCTGGAACAAATTGCTCCATTCCCTGCGGACAAAGTAGCTGAAGTTTTGGGTCTATATCCAAATGCTAAGAAATTAGTGTGGGCACAGGAAGAGCCACGCAACATGGGCTCGTTCCAATTTGTTTACTTCAAATTTGTTGAAGTACTTGAAAAGCTGAACTCTAAATTGAATATCACTTATGTTGGACGCGGCGAAAGATCGTCTCCGGCTACGGGTTCAATTTATCGTCATAAAGTAGAACAACAACAAATCATCGAAGATGTTTTTAAAGTTTAA
- the odhB gene encoding 2-oxoglutarate dehydrogenase complex dihydrolipoyllysine-residue succinyltransferase translates to MKLEVKVPAVGESVTEAVIGSWEKKTGEFVKMNDVILLLDTDKASVEVVAEKDGVLTTTANAGDTVQIGATVGYIDTDAQPAAQPAAAKTDAAPAAKTESAQAAPASDAGGDRKTHPELQAHQSPAVQRIVNEKGIDPSSVTGTGLGGRLTKADVAGASAAPAKAEAPAAAAKPAAAKAPAAPILQGPSKQGDIKRVPMTNIRKRIAERLVQAQHNAAILTTFNEIDMSKVIDLRGKYKDQFKEKYGVNLGFNGFFVKAVIEALKAFPAVNAWIDGQEIEYHNYYNIGIAVSTERGLMVPNIKDADQYTISGIELAIRNLATKGRDGKITPDDLSGGTFSITNGGVFGSLLSTPILNPPQSAILGLHKIEDRPVAINGKVEIRPMMYVALSYDHRIIDGKEAVGFLVKIKEGVEDPERLLLEV, encoded by the coding sequence ATGAAATTAGAAGTTAAAGTTCCTGCCGTTGGTGAATCTGTTACTGAAGCCGTTATCGGAAGCTGGGAAAAGAAAACTGGTGAATTTGTAAAAATGAATGATGTCATTTTGCTTTTAGATACGGATAAAGCCTCTGTTGAAGTTGTCGCTGAAAAGGATGGAGTCCTGACGACAACAGCAAACGCAGGTGATACCGTACAAATCGGCGCGACAGTTGGTTATATCGATACTGATGCTCAGCCGGCGGCTCAACCTGCTGCGGCCAAAACAGACGCAGCTCCTGCAGCTAAAACTGAAAGCGCGCAGGCAGCTCCAGCTTCGGACGCTGGTGGCGATCGTAAAACTCATCCCGAATTACAAGCTCATCAATCCCCTGCTGTTCAAAGAATTGTAAATGAAAAAGGTATTGATCCTTCTTCCGTAACGGGAACAGGTCTTGGCGGACGCTTAACAAAAGCGGATGTGGCTGGCGCAAGTGCAGCTCCAGCTAAAGCGGAAGCTCCTGCGGCGGCAGCAAAACCAGCAGCGGCAAAAGCTCCGGCAGCTCCGATTCTTCAAGGCCCATCGAAACAAGGTGATATCAAACGCGTTCCGATGACGAACATCCGTAAACGTATCGCGGAAAGATTAGTTCAAGCTCAACACAACGCTGCTATCTTAACAACTTTCAACGAAATCGACATGAGCAAAGTGATCGATCTTCGTGGTAAGTACAAAGATCAATTCAAAGAAAAATATGGTGTTAACTTAGGTTTTAATGGTTTCTTTGTTAAAGCCGTTATTGAGGCCTTAAAAGCTTTCCCTGCAGTGAATGCTTGGATTGACGGACAAGAGATCGAATACCACAACTATTACAACATCGGAATCGCGGTATCGACTGAGCGTGGTCTTATGGTTCCTAACATCAAAGATGCGGATCAATACACTATTTCCGGCATCGAGTTAGCTATTCGTAACTTAGCGACTAAGGGCCGTGATGGCAAAATCACTCCGGATGATTTAAGCGGTGGAACTTTCTCGATCACTAATGGTGGCGTGTTCGGTTCACTTCTTTCAACACCGATCTTGAATCCTCCACAAAGTGCGATCTTAGGATTACATAAAATCGAAGACCGCCCTGTTGCGATCAACGGCAAAGTGGAAATTCGTCCAATGATGTACGTCGCTTTATCTTATGACCATCGTATTATTGATGGTAAAGAAGCTGTAGGCTTCTTAGTTAAGATCAAAGAAGGCGTTGAAGATCCAGAAAGACTGTTACTAGAAGTTTAA
- the lpdA gene encoding dihydrolipoyl dehydrogenase, with the protein MGNVEENFDLVIIGAGPGGYTGAIRAAQLGLKTAVIEKDATYGGTCLNVGCIPSKALLQSSEFYHEAQHDFSNHGIVIDSVKLDLAKMMARKNKIVGDLTNGIEFLFKKNKITGIKGTGKILNANTIEVTDKDGGKKQIQTKNIMIATGSVPVELPFLKFDEKTILSSTGALALDYIPKEMLVIGGGVIGLEMGSVWARLGSKVTVIEYSEQVCSMMDQDCITVLTRSLKKLGVNFITSAKVTASRSIGGRVELDYESLKDNSKSSIQGDVVLVSTGRKPFTDGLGLESVQVEKDERGRVKIDKNYRTATPNIYAVGDVTFGPMLAHKAEEEGVAVAEIIATGHGHVNYNTVPSVIYTHPEVASVGMTEADAKKAGIEVNVGKFPFAANGRAKARGATDGFVKIVADKRTDRIIGGHIVGAGASELLGEIVVAMEFGGSSEDLARSFHSHPTMTEVIREAALAVDKRQRQG; encoded by the coding sequence ATGGGAAACGTAGAAGAAAACTTTGATCTTGTAATTATTGGTGCAGGTCCCGGTGGTTACACAGGGGCCATCCGTGCAGCTCAATTAGGACTTAAAACAGCTGTTATCGAAAAAGACGCTACTTATGGTGGAACTTGTTTGAACGTCGGCTGTATTCCGTCAAAGGCCCTCTTACAGAGTTCAGAGTTCTATCACGAAGCTCAACACGATTTTTCTAATCACGGGATTGTCATTGATTCGGTGAAACTTGATTTAGCTAAAATGATGGCGCGTAAAAACAAAATCGTTGGCGACCTGACGAATGGTATCGAATTTTTGTTCAAAAAGAATAAGATCACAGGCATCAAAGGTACCGGTAAGATTTTAAACGCTAACACTATCGAAGTAACCGATAAAGATGGTGGTAAAAAACAAATTCAAACTAAAAACATTATGATCGCAACAGGCTCTGTTCCTGTAGAGTTACCATTCCTGAAATTCGACGAAAAAACGATCTTGTCTTCTACTGGCGCTTTAGCTTTGGATTATATTCCCAAAGAAATGCTTGTGATTGGTGGCGGTGTAATTGGATTAGAAATGGGCTCTGTATGGGCTCGCTTAGGTTCAAAAGTTACTGTTATCGAATACTCAGAACAGGTTTGCAGCATGATGGATCAAGATTGCATCACGGTGTTAACTCGTTCACTTAAGAAATTAGGTGTTAACTTTATTACCTCTGCAAAAGTGACAGCATCTCGTTCGATTGGTGGACGTGTAGAACTGGATTACGAATCACTAAAGGATAATAGCAAAAGCTCAATTCAAGGCGATGTGGTTCTGGTCTCTACTGGACGCAAACCTTTCACAGATGGGTTAGGTCTTGAAAGTGTTCAGGTTGAAAAAGACGAACGTGGTCGTGTGAAAATCGATAAGAACTACAGAACAGCAACACCGAATATCTACGCTGTAGGCGACGTTACATTCGGTCCTATGTTAGCTCACAAAGCAGAAGAAGAAGGTGTAGCTGTAGCCGAAATTATCGCGACTGGACACGGCCACGTGAACTACAATACAGTTCCTTCAGTTATTTACACTCATCCCGAAGTGGCCTCTGTGGGTATGACAGAAGCAGATGCAAAAAAGGCTGGTATTGAAGTGAATGTGGGTAAATTCCCATTCGCAGCTAACGGACGTGCAAAAGCTCGTGGTGCTACTGACGGATTCGTTAAAATCGTAGCTGATAAGCGCACAGACCGCATTATCGGTGGACATATCGTAGGGGCAGGAGCTTCAGAACTACTTGGCGAAATCGTCGTAGCCATGGAGTTCGGTGGATCGAGTGAAGATCTTGCTCGCAGCTTCCATTCTCATCCAACGATGACGGAAGTGATTCGCGAAGCGGCTTTAGCCGTAGATAAACGCCAACGCCAAGGCTAA
- a CDS encoding NAD(P)/FAD-dependent oxidoreductase, protein MKRRSFIKMGASLWAVAPLTSLGFPLLNPLTLKKSDFQSADPLQVLSGLSSFDFSSRDFNGDNIDRPHDILWNIDGYIAKKGGLPAISAHYRNIVVGGGMSGLLSQYFLTKEQESLLLEQDNVLGGNSRGEVYQNKAYSVGAAYVVVPDEGDDIETFFNETGLTEQFRHEEASEVAVFFKNKVVNGFWDSSTDPAAKAQFEKLNEILTDILENKYPDIPATEDSQMTRDELNALDSISFEQWLNENLGPQVHPHIKEFFQLYAWSSFSGSMEEISAAQFLNFIASELTGILALPGGNSKITSTIYSKLQTNANSQIQSGAFVMRVKVLDNGKVSVLYENAEGQLVQVTCDKCIQACPKYVSKRVTEGLPEDQLKAMSDVTHRGYIVANILLNTKISSPGYDLFNLKGTVPEAPRPLQPWDRTAIDMIFADWAAHDEGDSSILTIYRPLPFDGARQFLFNPVAHDKHRKQVLDDVAHLLPSLGLNNSNVAGIRLTRWGHSVPLSQKSWIARGLPERISQPVDDKIYFVNQDNWANPAFETCFAEAKTWTDAILNSQS, encoded by the coding sequence ATGAAAAGAAGATCATTTATTAAAATGGGTGCGAGCCTATGGGCGGTAGCTCCTTTAACAAGTCTTGGCTTTCCTTTACTTAACCCTTTAACTCTAAAAAAATCAGACTTTCAATCTGCAGATCCATTGCAGGTTTTAAGTGGTCTCAGCAGCTTTGATTTTTCAAGTCGCGATTTTAATGGCGATAATATTGATCGCCCACATGATATTCTGTGGAATATTGATGGTTATATTGCGAAAAAAGGCGGTCTTCCCGCCATATCGGCACACTATCGCAACATCGTTGTTGGCGGTGGGATGTCGGGTCTATTAAGCCAATACTTTTTAACAAAAGAACAAGAGTCCCTTCTACTTGAACAAGACAACGTTCTGGGCGGTAACTCTCGTGGTGAGGTTTACCAGAATAAAGCCTATTCTGTCGGAGCCGCCTATGTCGTAGTGCCAGACGAGGGCGATGACATCGAAACTTTCTTTAACGAAACAGGCCTCACTGAGCAATTCCGCCATGAAGAAGCTTCGGAAGTGGCCGTCTTCTTTAAAAATAAAGTTGTGAATGGCTTCTGGGATTCATCTACTGATCCTGCTGCCAAAGCACAATTTGAAAAGCTCAATGAAATCTTAACCGATATTCTAGAGAACAAATACCCTGATATTCCAGCGACAGAAGACTCACAGATGACTCGTGATGAGTTGAATGCTTTAGATAGTATCTCGTTTGAGCAGTGGTTAAATGAAAATCTAGGTCCCCAAGTTCATCCTCATATTAAAGAGTTCTTCCAACTGTATGCATGGTCGTCGTTCTCTGGCAGTATGGAAGAAATCTCAGCTGCGCAGTTCTTGAATTTCATCGCCAGTGAGTTAACAGGAATCTTGGCTCTACCAGGTGGAAATAGTAAAATCACATCGACGATTTACAGTAAATTACAAACTAATGCGAACTCACAAATTCAATCTGGCGCATTTGTAATGCGAGTGAAAGTTTTAGATAACGGCAAAGTTTCCGTGCTTTACGAAAATGCGGAAGGTCAATTGGTGCAAGTGACTTGTGATAAATGTATCCAAGCTTGTCCGAAATACGTATCCAAACGTGTGACAGAAGGACTCCCAGAAGATCAATTAAAAGCGATGTCTGATGTTACTCATCGTGGCTATATCGTGGCTAACATCTTATTGAACACGAAAATCTCGTCACCAGGTTACGATCTATTTAACTTAAAAGGCACTGTGCCTGAAGCGCCACGCCCACTTCAACCTTGGGATCGCACAGCGATTGATATGATCTTTGCTGACTGGGCTGCCCATGATGAAGGTGATTCGTCGATTTTGACGATCTATCGCCCGCTTCCATTCGATGGAGCTCGCCAGTTCTTATTTAATCCAGTAGCGCACGATAAACATCGCAAGCAAGTTTTAGATGATGTGGCTCACTTGTTACCAAGTCTTGGTTTGAACAATAGCAATGTTGCGGGCATCCGCTTAACTCGCTGGGGACACTCGGTTCCTCTGTCGCAGAAGTCGTGGATCGCACGTGGTTTACCAGAAAGAATCAGTCAACCTGTTGACGATAAAATCTATTTCGTCAATCAGGACAACTGGGCAAACCCTGCATTTGAAACATGTTTTGCTGAAGCTAAAACATGGACTGATGCAATTTTAAATTCTCAGTCCTAA